The Rosa rugosa chromosome 1, drRosRugo1.1, whole genome shotgun sequence genomic sequence GACCTTGGAAACCAATGACTTTGTTGGGGAAGCAATTGTGCCTCCAGATTGCTGCACACTGGTATTACCATTTTGAAGATAGTAAGAGCGAGGGGGGGCTCTTGAAGCATCTAGTTCTGCATGTCTCATGGATGATGGAGGTGGCAAAGTCATGAAACCCTGATTGTTGATGAGCCTTTCATTTAAGGTATGGCGTTGCATTGGATCCAGTGGCTTCACACCTATGATTAATGCTCCATTAATTTGCATCCCATTCTTACTGAGAGCCTTCTGAGCATCAGAGGAACTCTGCACCACCAAGAAAGTGAACATTCAAAACTTGAACTCAAATTGATAGTATCAATCTTCAGTGCAGTTGCAGTTGCAGTTGCAGTAACAGTAGTTTAGTTCTTCAGCCAGGTAAATCACAAATTCATGATGGGAAAATAAACGCAAGTTTTTGAAATAAAAACACACGACATATCCTACCAACTACAAAAATATCCAGTAGAATGGGCGGATCATGACAACAAAAAGAGGCCAAACACAAGATGGAATAAGGTCATAAATTAACCAAAGAATGATGGTCTACATCAAGTTTATGTCTTAACTGGACTAAACATAATGTCACAAATTCCTTTCCGTTTCATATAACCAAGATTATTTTTGGTGACAGCATCTAGCAGTCATAACCAATTATATGAACCTGATCTTGCAATTTTTTAGACAGAATGATCAAGGCACATAAAACTCCTCATGCAGCCATGCTGACAACCAATTGCAaataagtgattatgattttACAGCAATGCATGTCACTAAATGTGCCAATGCGTGAAGTGGATCAAGGATTTTGTACCCCGGATCTCAAATAAATATCAAGGCAATAAGAGATACACTTTGGATCAGTTTTGACTTCCATAAAGCATCTACTCGACAACAAAACACCAACTCAAAAGTGATCTACAGTGGCACTTCTCACATGCAACAGAGATAAATCAAGGAAATTTAAGTACAATATTTTTCAATACAAGAAAAACAATAACCAATCAAAGTAGATTCAGCTATTTCAGCCAGTGTAAGTTTTAAATCCAGGATTCTTTCTCAATTCTTGATTAACTTTTCATCCCCCATTTGGCATGCATTTCTTATAGTGCCCGTGACTGGCAAATCTGGAAACAAATGAGTCCAGAAAAAGGATACAATGAAGCTAAATTGATGCTTGGTATTAATATTCGATTCGCTAATATTCGATTCGCTAAACTTTAACACAGGGAAAGCAAAGAACCTGATATAGAATGTGCATCCAGTTGGCATCTCTTGGGCCAGGAACATGTTTCAAAATCACACCACATTTCTCCAACTCCCGTAAAACTAAATTTGTATCAGCTGCAGAAAatctggaaagaagaaacacTATGAGAGGGCATAATGTGGATACgcaagtaaaaataaaaaataaaagtttaAGAACTCAAACTAAGATAGACAAGTAATCTCATGCATGTAACTTCAGACCAAATAAGCTTCAATCACTAAAACTTAGGCCTCAAAAGTTGGAAACAACCATGAGACATCCAAAAgcacaaaaaataaaacaacaacacacaaacagagagagagagaaagatccCACTACATTTCTTTATAGTGCATAGAAAACCATGCTCAGTATAGCAATTCATTTGCTAAATCATACTTGATTTCTTGGGGacatattaattaattacagAATCTTTTACAGTTATGTTGAGACCTTTTTGTTCTTTAGTTTCCATCTGACTTACAACTACTGATAGAAGTTGCAACCAGATACAATCAGATTGATTGATTAAGATCTGTCTTCTGTTTTCTTTCTGATCCAAATCCTTTACAAAGTTCCAAAAGTCACTGAACTCAAATTACTTGAGCAAACCCCATGACAGAGGAGCAAAGGGTAGGTGAGGGACCATGTGGTATGTGAAGAACTAATTGACAAACACTTGCGCAGAACTAAGGCAGCAACAATGTAACAGATCAGATTACAATGCAGCTTACATTTTTATGACaaatttgtttttaattttttttttatattccaaTTTCCAAACACCTTTTGCCTTCACGATAGGCTCTTATTCTCTTTCTACTCACTAatgtccatttttttttttctgtgggGCAATTGCTTCATGCATGTCTTAAACCTCTAACagattgaaaaacaacagtatCTAAAAGAGACGAAACTCATTTCCTTCCGTACCAGGAATTGAAGAACACCCACCACACAATAATAAGGCCAgagcctctttttttttttttttttggcgccCCTCCTCAAGAATAATAACATCTAACGTCAATGAGGATGTGGTAGAATAAGATAGAACGTCAGATCTTGAACCCGAATAACGCTGAAGAAATAATTAATTTGAAAAATCACAATATATATCTATAAGTCACTATGCAATCCTACCACCATAAAACATGGTATTTCCCAAAAGAATACCTCAATGATATTTCTGATTATTGTTTGGCAGAATAAGGCATCTCTACAAGCAAAGATTGATTATACAGAGAAGGTAACTAGCACAGATAGAAAAAAAGTCAAAGATTGATATAGAGAGAAGGTAACTGGCATAGGTAGGACTACAGTCAAAGATATGCATACTTATAAGCTAAAGATGTAAGCATATATGTcgatgaaaagaaaaagacaaaggTGTGGTAAAAAAATACCCATAAACAGTAACCCATTCTTCCTCTTGGGGATTTGCTGCAGGCATGGTACTCCTTTGCATTTCTGGCCTTGCAACTTCCCTTGGAGGTGGAAGAGTGATCAAAGCACCAGGCTGAACAACACCCTCCACTGGTGAACTCCTTCCCTTGTCATCTTGCTCGCCACCACTCTTTGAGAATGACCACCAATTCATAGTTGCCGAACCCTGTTGGCCATGCTGTCCACTTGAGAGAGCATAAGAAGTGCTGGCCTCTGATTTGTTTTTGACAGGAGTCGAGAAATCATATCCAGAACTTTGGAACGGAGTTCTGGGATCTGATTTGATTTCTGGGGATATCGGATAATCTTGAATTCCAGATTCAGGGGAAAAGTCTGAGCGGTCTTCCAAAGTGTAAAGTGGAGGAGGGGGAAGATCCGACCGATCACTACAACTCTCGCGCCACAGAGCAGATACTGCTGCTGCCTGGCCTGGAGTTGAGATTTTTCCTCTCCGGGCCGAGATAGGTGAAGCTAGATCTTGGTAAAACAATGTCTGCCTACTAGATTTCGGAGTTCTATTTGCAGTGGCACTCATCCTGTGAATTCTTCAAAGACAGATTGCCTCTGAATATCAACACCAGAAGATAGCATTGAGTTTAGTCTCCACATCAAACAAGAAAACTACTATTCATTCGGGTAACTAAAAAGTTCAAAACTAACATATTACAACAAAGTGTTGGAGAATGTTCAGCCCTCAGGCACTACTTAACAACACACAGAATCCCAAAAAAGAATCCCAAGTCTTGTTACTTTTCCTTGTGCAAACTCTCTGAGCAACCAAATGACAACTTAGTCTAAAATAAAGACCGAATTTTCACACTAATATCAAAACGGTGAATTCATTTACATAAGTAACGAAAAACATAGGTCCAGGAGTCCATGCCCTAGTATCAAACTTCAAGTGACTTTGATTCCACAATTTAAAATACACGGCACCAAATCGCATAGTTTACGGCTGAAATAAAATCTACAGGATTCTATGTGCATTTCGAAACTAACATATTACAAACCAAATTTAGGAAAATGCTCAGTCCTCAACCTCAGGCACCCACTTAATAAAATACAAtcccaacaacaacaaaaaatcccAAATTTTCATACTTTTATTCTTGTGCAATACTCTCAGCACACCACAATCAAACCAGAAAGATAAAGACTTAGACTTTTCACGGTAAAATGGAAAAGAGCGAATTCATTTATATAAGCGAAGCAAACCTAGGTTAATCCCATGGTTTTAATTTTGATTCCACAATCTGAAACACTTAACCGCATGATTTGAAGTTGAAAATAGAATCTATGCACGAAAAACTAATCAACTAATTACCCATTTGAATACTGAATCGGCTTTCCGCTAAAAAGCAAGCTTGGTTAGAGAGATGAGTTACCTGGGAATTGGAGGAATGAAGTTGGGTTACcttccttctcctccttctccttctccttctccttctatAGGGAGCTACCTTCCTTGCCCAATTTGAAACCCTAAACCCTCTTCAACTATTTCAAATTTGCTTTAGATTCGTTGTATTTCttcaaaatgaccattttatcCTCATCTTATTTTCTTCGGAAACTTCTACTGCATAGCACACAAAACCAGGGTTGTCAATGGGTcttgtcgggtcaaggtatttatcGTGTCGCAAGATACAAACTCAAATCCAACCCATTtcataatcgtgtcaaaaatttaaactcaaacccaacctatttattaaacgggttacccgtttccaacccgcttaacccatttaataaataggttgtgtcgtgtttgataaaatgaccaatttaagggttaacaatgcgacccatttaactaaaaaaatgcataaattgattaaattcactaaaaactccacaagacgaataatataaataattatatataattcatacataattaaatccaataattataaagcaaaatatttcaaattgtctaatcctatgatcaaatattCTCAACGTCTAAAATTTCAAGatgaagtatagcataatcgggttatacgggttcactttgtgttggcgggttgacccgtgaccgacccatttattaaatgggtcatggcagGTTGACCCAtggccgacccgctttttaatcgtgcgggttcaaccagctttatttcgtgcaggtttcgagtcatgttatcgggtcgtgtcggaattgacagccctacacAAAACCCTCTCTTATTctatacttctttttttttggagcttttattcatacctccataattttttttttttttttgaacaaacccAAATAGGGCGACTATCATTCATCGAAAGCCAGAAATTAaagggccattacatatcctccctctaccatcaaggggtagataaagagtttgtggtagtagcacagtgatacatagattaggtccaatcatttgacggttTCATGCTCCGAAAAGAAGCCTATAGACTATTAActactacatagtaaataggccgaGTAAACAGGACTCGATGACACTCACTAAAAAACTAGAAGCATAGCTCCCTAACAAAGAAGGAAATTATTTTAATCAAAATGACGAAATAAGAGGGCCAAAAACATAggatgggcctagggcaaaaacACCCTAGCCCAGATAAAGAGCAACCCCAAGAGAAAGGGTCCAGCTCAAGGCCCAGCAGCAAAGGGATGACCCGAGTCCGCCACCATCCCCACCTCCAGCCACCTACCACACCGCCCGACCTACAACCGCCGCGACCTCCCCACGGAACCGGCCAGAAAAAACCACTTAGCTACGCCGCCATCACGATCCAAAACAGATTCACCATAGCCTCGTTGCCCCAGCGATCATCCCAGACCACCAAAGCCCCACCTCCACACCAATCTGCCAAAAACCACCATAGCCACGCCACCACTGGTCCTGGAAATTCTCTGCCGAAGATGCCCACCGCCACAGGTCATGGACGCCCTTCGACCACCACCATACCTACACAATCCGATTGACCCAGGCATCACCCAATCCGCACAACACCTTAAGCCACATCCCACTCATGAGACTACCAGCATAGCTTTCAagtacccgtccggcagccgcCCAATACCGGCGCGGACAAACCAACGCCGATCtcgagcgccgccggacgagaagaaAATCGAAAAAACCTAGGAGCAGCGGCTGAGGTTTTTGGAGAGagttagaaaaaaaattattcatacCTCCATAATTGGTATTTGGACATCCCTACTTAATAGAcatccaacttacttttacaaataacgaATATGCTATTTACACCTCCCAGACTTTCCCACAATGCCCATcctccaataaaatcaataaaagccttttttttcttttttgaaggaGGATAGCCTCGAAGTCCATGGCCTTCAGAGGTCATCTTAGTTTGGCAGGGTGCTGATGATCATGAACTAGGAAAAATAATTGGTTCAATAGTGAAGAGGAAGAAAGCTTCGCATGCTGAAATATTTAAAATTGCGAAGACAGCAAATACGCCCATGATACATATTGGTGGCTAATGTGCAGG encodes the following:
- the LOC133725278 gene encoding nuclear pore complex protein NUP35, with product MSATANRTPKSSRQTLFYQDLASPISARRGKISTPGQAAAVSALWRESCSDRSDLPPPPLYTLEDRSDFSPESGIQDYPISPEIKSDPRTPFQSSGYDFSTPVKNKSEASTSYALSSGQHGQQGSATMNWWSFSKSGGEQDDKGRSSPVEGVVQPGALITLPPPREVARPEMQRSTMPAANPQEEEWVTVYGFSAADTNLVLRELEKCGVILKHVPGPRDANWMHILYQSSSDAQKALSKNGMQINGALIIGVKPLDPMQRHTLNERLINNQGFMTLPPPSSMRHAELDASRAPPRSYYLQNGNTSVQQSGGTIASPTKSLVSKVMDLMFGV